A region of Streptomyces deccanensis DNA encodes the following proteins:
- a CDS encoding lipopolysaccharide biosynthesis protein, whose product MSDTTTTTAHEAEDTTTEETGPGPGPGRRLRLPGLGKGAGGDQLFRNAYALMLNTGISAVLGLGFWLAAARYYTEASVGQGSAAIAAMKLLAGLTALTLTGALARFIPVAGRDTGRLIFRTYAGSAVVVALAAGVFLLTLGLWGSSYSFLHDPLYAVFFVLAVVAWSTLTLQDGVLTGLRSAVWVPVGNTVFSAVKLVLLVVFAAAIPTMGVFVSWVAAIAMSVLPLGWLVFRRLIPAHVRATEDHAHPPSLREIGRFLAGDYTGSLFSLAVVYLVPVIVAAQVGSADNAYFYITTTIGGTVNLLAINMGASLTVEGAHDPARLAANTRAALKRMARIMLPVCAVLFFGAPWILAVFGQAYADAATPLLRWFAVGAVLRVVMETYFAVLRAQSRTAGLAWLQGLLCALVLGLTLVLLPRMGLTGAGVAEISSLAVIVLIAAPRLYRILRTAGPAEVPADAAPDGDLADLGRMASAAKQSGAWSRRLDSDTLALGLHVDFDHLERRPDVRPGPGTPPTGTALPRGEHRPTWAQDRPTRPPEDAPLEEAAGGPDLARETAGQPDFAREAEGQPDFAREAEKLEKSVREPVAPEAEETPSGRHTPRVSLRERLSHPTITGVVLGFLLLSALLLYWVPALALDDSDLDRMGGLGLISVLPTPTLVGAGLLAVVFAALLWPAREHRALLLITLLATVFSLHALPAVIETEPRFATAWQHLGFIDYIDRTGTAVPDLDARWSWPGFFAAAAFVARACGVTDFTEIIRWWPTAVQLLYLAPMFLLARHMRASWRARWTGVWIFVLSGWVGQDYFSPQGFTYLLYLVFVAILLVWFRAPHMLWGTVRPGEAEVEPTNRRQRAVLLAVLIALYAATVPAHQLTPFVMLGVLAALVLVGRSELRGLPILFAVLVAVWVGFLAEPYWSGHFDELFGGVGGVGGNVTSSVSGRIGEGSSTHKLVLYARVALAGSVMLLACLGFWRRRANKYRERSLLVLTFVPFLGFGMQSYGGEMALRVFMFALPGAALLGALALFPRTGVTDGEREKDRRNLGPPAALMAGLVLIGGFLVARWGNEPFERVRPGEVAAMEYVYAHDDPTVRLLWLSDDPVNNVTPAMPWGARDMEKVEYVPTLAPVDPVLVSGVAKALKDAGAGSFLIVNRSQVTNLQMDAGYPGNWESRLIENLDRRADVEQVFANDDATIFALRDQPGKAPDPDPGPIGPQVTWTPWSVVGGLAAIALIVLLSVREMVRVAVRPGVRQLRWLQSSFWFSLPLLALLLASLVQRFLTMGSQ is encoded by the coding sequence GTGTCTGACACGACGACCACCACGGCTCACGAGGCCGAGGACACCACGACCGAGGAGACCGGGCCAGGGCCGGGCCCCGGCCGCAGGCTGCGCCTGCCCGGGCTGGGCAAGGGGGCAGGGGGCGACCAGCTGTTCCGCAACGCCTACGCCCTGATGCTGAACACCGGTATCTCGGCCGTCCTCGGCCTCGGCTTCTGGCTGGCCGCCGCCCGCTACTACACCGAAGCCTCGGTCGGTCAGGGCTCCGCCGCGATCGCCGCGATGAAGCTCCTCGCCGGGCTCACCGCGCTGACGCTGACGGGTGCCCTGGCGCGGTTCATCCCGGTCGCGGGCCGGGACACCGGCCGGCTGATTTTCCGCACGTACGCGGGCAGTGCGGTGGTCGTGGCGCTGGCGGCGGGCGTGTTCCTGCTGACGCTGGGCCTGTGGGGGTCGTCGTACAGCTTTCTGCACGATCCGCTCTACGCCGTGTTCTTCGTGCTCGCGGTGGTCGCCTGGTCGACGCTGACGCTCCAGGACGGGGTGCTCACCGGGCTGCGCAGCGCGGTGTGGGTGCCGGTCGGCAACACCGTGTTCTCGGCGGTGAAGCTGGTGCTGCTGGTGGTGTTCGCCGCCGCGATCCCGACCATGGGCGTCTTCGTGTCCTGGGTCGCGGCGATCGCGATGTCCGTGCTGCCGCTGGGCTGGCTGGTGTTCCGACGGCTCATCCCGGCCCATGTGCGGGCCACCGAGGACCACGCGCACCCGCCGTCGCTGCGGGAGATCGGCCGCTTCCTCGCCGGTGACTACACGGGCTCCCTCTTCTCGCTCGCGGTCGTCTATCTGGTCCCGGTGATCGTCGCCGCGCAGGTCGGCTCCGCCGACAACGCGTACTTCTACATCACCACCACCATCGGCGGCACCGTCAATCTGCTCGCCATCAACATGGGTGCCTCGCTGACCGTGGAGGGCGCCCACGACCCGGCACGACTGGCCGCCAACACCCGGGCCGCGCTGAAGCGGATGGCCCGGATCATGCTGCCGGTGTGCGCGGTGCTGTTCTTCGGGGCGCCCTGGATCCTGGCCGTCTTCGGGCAGGCCTACGCGGACGCGGCGACCCCGCTGCTGCGCTGGTTCGCGGTCGGCGCGGTTCTGCGGGTCGTCATGGAGACGTACTTCGCGGTGCTGCGCGCCCAGAGCCGCACCGCCGGACTCGCCTGGCTGCAGGGACTGTTGTGCGCCCTGGTCCTCGGCCTGACCCTGGTCCTGCTCCCCCGGATGGGGCTGACCGGCGCGGGCGTCGCCGAGATCTCCAGCCTCGCGGTGATCGTGCTGATCGCCGCGCCGCGGCTGTACCGGATCCTGCGCACCGCCGGGCCCGCCGAGGTACCCGCGGACGCGGCGCCCGACGGCGATCTCGCCGACCTGGGCCGGATGGCGTCCGCCGCGAAGCAGAGCGGCGCCTGGTCCCGGCGCCTGGACTCCGACACCCTCGCCCTCGGCCTCCATGTCGACTTCGACCACCTGGAACGCCGCCCGGACGTACGGCCCGGCCCGGGCACCCCGCCCACCGGCACCGCGCTGCCGCGGGGGGAGCACCGGCCGACCTGGGCCCAGGACCGGCCCACCCGTCCGCCCGAGGACGCCCCGCTCGAAGAGGCCGCAGGCGGGCCGGACCTCGCACGAGAGACCGCAGGGCAGCCGGACTTCGCACGAGAGGCCGAAGGGCAGCCGGACTTCGCACGAGAGGCCGAGAAGCTGGAGAAGTCCGTACGGGAGCCGGTGGCACCCGAGGCCGAGGAGACGCCGTCCGGCCGGCACACACCTCGGGTGTCCCTCCGCGAACGCCTCTCGCACCCCACGATCACCGGGGTGGTCCTCGGCTTCCTGCTGCTCTCCGCGCTGCTCCTCTACTGGGTGCCCGCGCTGGCGCTGGACGACTCCGACCTGGACCGCATGGGCGGCCTCGGCCTGATCTCCGTGCTGCCGACGCCGACCCTGGTCGGCGCTGGCCTGCTGGCGGTCGTGTTCGCCGCGCTGCTGTGGCCGGCCCGGGAGCATCGCGCGCTGCTGCTGATCACGCTGCTGGCCACCGTGTTCTCACTGCACGCGCTGCCCGCCGTGATCGAGACCGAACCCCGCTTCGCGACGGCCTGGCAGCACCTGGGCTTCATCGACTACATCGACCGCACCGGCACGGCCGTACCCGACCTGGACGCCCGGTGGAGCTGGCCGGGGTTCTTCGCGGCGGCGGCGTTCGTGGCGCGGGCCTGCGGGGTCACCGACTTCACCGAGATCATCCGCTGGTGGCCGACGGCCGTCCAACTCCTCTATCTGGCCCCGATGTTCCTCCTCGCCCGCCATATGCGGGCGAGCTGGCGCGCCCGGTGGACAGGGGTCTGGATCTTCGTCCTGAGCGGCTGGGTGGGCCAGGACTACTTCTCCCCCCAGGGCTTCACCTACCTCCTCTACCTGGTCTTCGTCGCGATCCTGCTGGTCTGGTTCCGCGCCCCGCACATGCTGTGGGGCACGGTGCGCCCCGGCGAGGCGGAGGTCGAGCCGACGAACCGCCGGCAGCGCGCGGTGCTCCTCGCGGTCCTGATCGCGCTGTACGCGGCGACGGTCCCGGCCCACCAGCTCACCCCGTTCGTGATGCTGGGTGTCCTCGCGGCCCTCGTCCTGGTCGGCCGCTCGGAACTGCGCGGCCTGCCCATCCTGTTCGCCGTGCTGGTCGCCGTCTGGGTGGGCTTCCTCGCCGAGCCGTACTGGTCGGGCCACTTCGACGAACTCTTCGGCGGGGTCGGCGGGGTCGGCGGGAACGTCACCTCCTCGGTCTCCGGCCGGATCGGCGAGGGCAGTTCGACCCACAAACTCGTGCTGTACGCGCGCGTGGCGCTCGCCGGCTCGGTCATGCTCCTGGCTTGCCTCGGCTTCTGGCGCCGCCGCGCGAACAAATACCGCGAACGCTCCCTGCTCGTGCTCACGTTCGTGCCGTTCCTGGGCTTCGGCATGCAGTCGTACGGCGGTGAGATGGCCCTGCGGGTCTTCATGTTCGCGCTGCCGGGTGCCGCGCTGCTGGGCGCGCTCGCCCTCTTCCCGCGCACCGGCGTCACCGACGGGGAACGCGAGAAGGACCGAAGGAACCTCGGCCCGCCGGCTGCCCTGATGGCCGGTCTCGTCCTCATCGGCGGCTTCCTGGTCGCCCGCTGGGGCAACGAGCCCTTCGAGCGCGTCCGGCCGGGCGAGGTCGCCGCCATGGAGTACGTCTACGCCCACGACGACCCGACGGTACGGCTGCTGTGGCTCAGCGACGACCCGGTGAACAACGTGACGCCGGCGATGCCGTGGGGCGCCCGGGACATGGAGAAGGTCGAGTACGTGCCCACGCTCGCGCCGGTGGATCCGGTCCTGGTGTCCGGTGTGGCCAAGGCGCTCAAGGACGCGGGCGCGGGCTCGTTCCTGATCGTCAACCGCAGCCAGGTCACCAACCTCCAGATGGACGCCGGTTACCCCGGGAACTGGGAGTCCCGGCTCATCGAGAACCTCGACAGGCGCGCCGACGTGGAGCAGGTCTTCGCCAACGACGACGCCACGATCTTCGCCCTGCGCGACCAGCCCGGAAAGGCCCCGGATCCCGATCCCGGCCCGATCGGCCCCCAGGTCACCTGGACCCCGTGGTCGGTGGTGGGCGGCCTGGCCGCGATCGCCCTGATCGTGCTGCTGAGCGTCCGCGAGATGGTCCGGGTGGCGGTCCGCCCCGGCGTACGTCAACTCCGCTGGCTGCAGAGCAGTTTCTGGTTCAGCCTGCCGCTACTGGCCCTGCTGCTGGCGTCACTGGTGCAGAGGTTCCTGACGATGGGCTCGCAGTGA
- a CDS encoding GH39 family glycosyl hydrolase, translating into MGRHGWIAGDRRWRLGALLGVGVAALALVVTLLNTLSGGGSSAGTTPDGDKVHGTPATPPGDTGPSVGWGFTHTQFSADAGSGTAVERVEERLAERPLPQIQHIMGWGAGNPEPVEGRYDFEEMDRRIDFVRATGGTPVVTLCCAPDWMKGGRPGADRTDWSQAALETAPEPEHFADYADLAATVAKRYPDVRHFIVWNEFKGFWNDAEARWDYEGYTELYNLVHKALKKVDEDIMVGGPYLVMDSVDPRQEQDASTRLKGPWGAMDRRILDAFDYWNEHKVGADFVVVDGSSYTRDDELVPDEFAATDKFTDVSRWVRERSGDLPLWWAEYYVEPADGNDNRHGWSENRRVAVQASGLMAMAKGGATSGFYWNPEEKTGECPGCLWTPTDKRDGGRELPMYGLLSRFSEEFPPGTTYETVSVAADDKPNVRVLADDKAVLVVNTLDRKISADIDGRKFDMAAYEVKWLKR; encoded by the coding sequence ATGGGACGTCATGGGTGGATTGCGGGGGACCGGCGGTGGCGACTCGGCGCGCTGCTGGGCGTGGGGGTGGCCGCGCTGGCCCTCGTCGTGACCCTGCTCAACACACTTTCCGGGGGCGGCAGCAGCGCCGGCACCACCCCCGACGGCGACAAGGTGCACGGCACGCCCGCGACCCCGCCCGGGGACACCGGACCCAGTGTGGGCTGGGGTTTCACCCACACCCAGTTCAGCGCGGACGCGGGCAGCGGGACGGCTGTCGAGCGCGTCGAGGAGCGGCTCGCCGAGCGGCCCCTGCCGCAGATCCAGCACATCATGGGCTGGGGCGCGGGCAACCCCGAGCCCGTCGAGGGGCGTTACGACTTCGAGGAGATGGACCGGCGCATCGACTTCGTCCGCGCCACCGGCGGCACGCCCGTCGTCACCCTGTGCTGCGCGCCCGACTGGATGAAGGGCGGCAGACCGGGCGCCGACCGGACCGACTGGAGCCAGGCCGCGCTGGAGACCGCGCCCGAGCCCGAGCACTTCGCGGACTACGCCGACCTCGCCGCCACCGTCGCCAAGCGCTACCCGGACGTACGGCACTTCATCGTCTGGAACGAGTTCAAGGGCTTCTGGAACGACGCGGAGGCCCGCTGGGACTACGAGGGCTACACCGAGCTGTACAACCTCGTCCACAAGGCCCTGAAGAAGGTCGACGAGGACATCATGGTCGGCGGGCCCTACCTGGTCATGGACAGCGTCGACCCACGCCAGGAGCAGGACGCGTCGACACGGCTCAAGGGGCCGTGGGGCGCCATGGACCGGCGGATCCTCGACGCCTTCGACTACTGGAACGAGCACAAGGTCGGCGCCGACTTCGTGGTGGTCGACGGATCCAGCTACACCCGGGACGACGAGCTGGTCCCGGACGAGTTCGCGGCGACCGACAAGTTCACGGACGTGAGCCGGTGGGTGCGGGAGCGGTCCGGCGATCTGCCGCTGTGGTGGGCCGAGTACTACGTCGAACCGGCCGACGGGAACGACAACCGGCACGGCTGGTCCGAGAACCGCCGGGTCGCCGTCCAGGCCTCCGGGCTGATGGCCATGGCCAAGGGCGGTGCCACCTCCGGGTTCTACTGGAACCCGGAAGAGAAGACCGGCGAGTGCCCCGGCTGTCTGTGGACGCCGACCGACAAGCGTGACGGCGGACGCGAACTGCCCATGTACGGGCTGCTGTCCCGGTTCAGCGAGGAGTTCCCGCCGGGGACGACGTACGAGACGGTGTCCGTCGCGGCGGACGACAAGCCGAACGTGCGCGTGCTGGCCGACGACAAGGCCGTACTCGTCGTCAACACCCTCGACCGGAAGATCAGCGCCGACATCGACGGTCGGAAGTTCGACATGGCCGCGTACGAGGTGAAGTGGCTGAAGCGGTGA
- a CDS encoding DUF5925 domain-containing protein codes for MSANPHDALPIRLNVDDSDSPSDVVDALFLGRFATGEQPYAHAANIDRVRSGATLLPSGARVLRSARDDDRSATLAEGDGWTVLISRWNRGADVTVTATTAELAEKVLGQATDGAADEPEPQPENVTMGFWYVSPRRGPHRTTRQISAGTWEEVRPNYTAPVADAMDRLMKTTPEDIAGRLLLLHGPPGTGKTSALRTLARSWRDWCQVDCVLDPERLFSDVGYLMDIAIGEEDAAGKGRWRLLLLEDCDELIRGEAKHTAGQALSRLLNLTDGLLGQGRNVLVGVTTNEDLERLHPAVVRPGRCLARIEVGALTRAEAVSWLGTDEGVGREGATLAELYALRRGTSPTSLPEPRGGADAGLYL; via the coding sequence ATGTCTGCCAACCCACACGACGCACTGCCGATCCGGCTCAACGTCGACGACAGCGACTCCCCGTCCGATGTCGTCGACGCGCTGTTCCTCGGCCGTTTCGCGACGGGCGAGCAGCCGTACGCGCACGCGGCGAACATCGACCGGGTACGGTCCGGGGCCACCCTGCTGCCATCGGGCGCCCGGGTGCTGCGCTCCGCGCGGGACGACGACCGCAGCGCGACCCTCGCCGAGGGCGACGGCTGGACGGTGCTGATCTCCCGCTGGAACCGGGGCGCCGACGTCACGGTGACCGCGACCACCGCCGAGCTGGCGGAGAAGGTGCTCGGCCAGGCCACCGACGGCGCGGCCGACGAGCCCGAGCCGCAGCCGGAGAACGTGACGATGGGTTTCTGGTACGTCTCGCCGCGCCGGGGCCCGCACCGCACGACCCGGCAGATCTCGGCGGGTACGTGGGAGGAGGTCCGGCCGAACTACACGGCGCCGGTGGCGGACGCGATGGACCGGCTGATGAAGACGACCCCGGAGGACATCGCGGGCCGCCTCCTGCTGCTGCACGGCCCGCCCGGCACCGGCAAGACGTCCGCGCTGCGCACGCTGGCCCGCTCCTGGCGGGACTGGTGCCAGGTCGACTGCGTCCTGGACCCCGAGCGGCTCTTCTCCGACGTCGGCTATCTGATGGACATCGCGATCGGCGAGGAGGACGCGGCGGGCAAGGGCCGCTGGCGGCTGCTCCTGCTGGAGGACTGCGACGAACTGATCCGGGGCGAGGCCAAGCACACGGCGGGCCAGGCGCTCTCGCGGCTGCTGAACCTGACGGACGGCCTGCTCGGCCAGGGCCGCAACGTCCTGGTGGGCGTCACCACCAACGAGGACCTGGAGCGCCTCCACCCGGCCGTGGTCCGCCCCGGCCGCTGTCTCGCCCGGATCGAGGTGGGTGCGCTGACCCGCGCGGAGGCGGTCTCCTGGCTCGGCACGGACGAGGGGGTCGGGCGCGAGGGGGCGACCCTGGCCGAGCTGTACGCGCTGCGTCGGGGCACGTCACCGACGTCGCTGCCGGAGCCGCGGGGCGGGGCGGACGCGGGGCTGTATCTCTAG
- a CDS encoding DUF72 domain-containing protein: protein MTLFVGTSGWQYKDWRGAVYPEGCPTRLWLEEYAARFATVELNNAFYRLPTKENFEAWRQRVPADFVVAVKASRYLTHIKRLRDPEEPVHRLMSHAEGLGDRLGPILLQLPPTLRADPALLDACLGCFPSGTRIAVEPRHDSWWTAEVREVLESRGAALCWADSHSRPATPLWRTTDWSYLRLHQGRAHPWPHYGERSLSTWAHRIADTWPATADAYVYFNNDPHAAAVQDATTFARTAKKAGLRPTRTPEHVPR from the coding sequence ATGACCTTGTTCGTCGGCACGTCGGGGTGGCAGTACAAGGACTGGCGGGGCGCCGTCTACCCGGAGGGCTGCCCCACCCGGCTGTGGCTGGAGGAGTACGCGGCGCGGTTCGCGACGGTCGAGCTCAACAACGCGTTCTACCGGCTGCCGACGAAGGAGAACTTCGAGGCGTGGCGGCAGAGGGTGCCGGCGGACTTCGTGGTCGCGGTGAAGGCGAGCCGGTACCTGACCCACATCAAGCGCCTGCGGGACCCCGAGGAGCCGGTGCACCGCCTGATGAGCCACGCGGAGGGGCTGGGCGACCGTCTGGGCCCGATCCTGCTCCAGCTCCCCCCGACGCTACGGGCCGACCCCGCTCTCCTGGACGCCTGCCTGGGCTGCTTCCCCTCGGGCACCCGGATCGCGGTCGAGCCCCGCCACGACTCGTGGTGGACCGCCGAGGTCCGCGAGGTCCTGGAGTCCCGGGGCGCGGCCCTGTGCTGGGCGGACAGCCACTCCCGCCCGGCCACGCCGCTCTGGCGCACCACCGACTGGTCCTACCTCCGCCTCCACCAGGGCCGAGCCCACCCCTGGCCCCACTACGGCGAGCGGTCCCTCTCCACCTGGGCCCACCGCATCGCCGACACCTGGCCCGCCACCGCCGACGCCTACGTCTACTTCAACAACGACCCCCACGCGGCGGCGGTGCAGGACGCGACGACATTCGCGAGGACAGCGAAAAAAGCGGGCCTACGACCAACCCGAACCCCGGAGCACGTCCCCCGGTAA
- a CDS encoding GntR family transcriptional regulator, whose protein sequence is MTLKIRIVDGGAPYEQVRAQISEQARSGALPVGYRLPTVRGLAEQLGLAANTVAKAYRALETDGVIETRGRNGTFVAAAGSAAEREAAVAAGAYAERARRLGLSETEALAAARDALRAAYAE, encoded by the coding sequence GTGACCTTGAAGATTCGCATCGTGGACGGGGGCGCGCCCTATGAGCAGGTGCGCGCCCAGATCTCGGAACAGGCCCGCTCCGGGGCGCTGCCCGTGGGGTACCGGTTGCCGACCGTACGGGGGCTCGCCGAGCAGCTGGGGCTCGCGGCCAACACCGTCGCCAAGGCGTACCGGGCGCTGGAGACCGACGGGGTGATCGAGACGCGGGGGCGCAACGGGACGTTCGTGGCCGCGGCCGGCTCCGCCGCGGAGCGTGAGGCGGCGGTGGCGGCGGGGGCGTACGCGGAGCGGGCGCGCCGACTGGGGCTCAGCGAGACGGAGGCGTTGGCGGCGGCCCGGGACGCCCTGCGGGCCGCGTACGCGGAGTAG
- a CDS encoding GNAT family N-acetyltransferase, with the protein MTLIVRDLRAADPADAEAFADVRRHALPFLVGTAESLLHDATHAPPEAHHGQLVAEADGEVIGTAQLSIAHDSPVPGQGDINIYVHPAHLRRGAGALLARTAEERLTAVGARRLLSWVLDTPENRAFAERRGYAPSRSAHFLRLDLAHGTLPPLDAPPGDVELRTAADFADDPRPLFDLDAETTADEPGDVDAELDDYEQWVKETYDHPLLDRALSTVVVVDGTPAAFTAVRTDGRDRYFTAMTGTARAFRGRGLAKLAKNDSLHRARAAGYAEAFTGNDAGNGPMLAVNKWFGYEVCATEVRYVRELG; encoded by the coding sequence ATGACATTGATCGTGCGCGACCTCCGCGCCGCCGACCCGGCGGACGCCGAGGCCTTCGCCGACGTACGACGGCACGCCCTGCCCTTCCTGGTCGGCACCGCCGAGTCCCTGCTCCACGACGCCACGCACGCTCCCCCCGAGGCCCACCACGGGCAGCTGGTCGCCGAGGCGGACGGCGAGGTGATCGGCACCGCGCAGCTGTCCATCGCCCACGACAGCCCCGTACCGGGCCAGGGCGACATCAACATATACGTGCACCCGGCGCACCTGCGCCGGGGCGCGGGCGCCCTGCTGGCCCGCACCGCCGAGGAGCGGCTGACGGCGGTGGGCGCGCGGCGGCTGCTGTCCTGGGTGCTGGACACCCCGGAGAACCGCGCGTTCGCCGAGCGCCGCGGCTACGCGCCGAGCCGCTCCGCGCACTTCCTGCGCCTGGACCTGGCCCACGGCACCCTCCCCCCGCTCGACGCCCCGCCCGGGGACGTGGAGCTGCGGACGGCCGCCGACTTCGCCGACGACCCGCGCCCCCTGTTCGACCTGGACGCGGAGACCACGGCGGACGAACCGGGCGACGTCGACGCCGAGTTGGACGACTACGAGCAGTGGGTGAAGGAGACCTACGACCACCCCCTGCTGGACCGCGCTCTGAGCACGGTGGTCGTCGTGGACGGCACCCCCGCCGCCTTCACCGCGGTCCGCACGGACGGCCGCGACCGCTACTTCACCGCGATGACGGGCACCGCTCGTGCCTTCCGCGGCCGGGGCCTCGCCAAGCTCGCCAAGAACGACTCCCTGCACCGCGCCCGCGCCGCCGGCTACGCGGAGGCGTTCACGGGCAACGACGCGGGCAACGGGCCGATGCTCGCGGTCAACAAGTGGTTCGGGTACGAGGTGTGCGCGACGGAGGTGCGGTATGTCCGTGAACTCGGCTGA
- a CDS encoding DUF402 domain-containing protein: MSVNSADSRQEGQERREVDVVLLKAGRTKIRYPARLVSDDGTRIVVHADWATEGVRDFGFVRFGPGDVFTEYYWRDRWYAVKEVRDARGTLKGWYCDITRPATFSGGEVVVEDLDLDLWRSADGRTVLRLDEDEFEESGLARSDPEAAAAAVAALDTLEALATTEGGLESLLS, encoded by the coding sequence ATGTCCGTGAACTCGGCTGACTCCCGGCAGGAGGGGCAGGAGAGGCGCGAGGTGGACGTCGTCCTGCTCAAGGCGGGCCGCACGAAGATCCGTTACCCCGCACGGCTGGTGAGCGACGACGGCACCCGGATCGTGGTCCACGCCGACTGGGCGACCGAGGGCGTGCGGGACTTCGGCTTCGTGCGCTTCGGGCCCGGTGACGTGTTCACCGAGTACTACTGGCGCGACCGGTGGTACGCGGTGAAGGAGGTGCGGGACGCGCGGGGCACGCTGAAGGGCTGGTACTGCGACATCACCAGGCCCGCCACGTTCTCCGGTGGGGAGGTCGTCGTGGAGGACCTGGACCTGGACCTGTGGCGGTCCGCCGACGGCCGGACCGTACTGCGGCTGGACGAGGACGAGTTCGAGGAGAGCGGGCTCGCGCGGAGCGACCCGGAGGCCGCGGCGGCAGCCGTCGCCGCCCTCGACACGCTGGAGGCCCTCGCCACCACCGAGGGCGGCCTGGAGTCCCTGCTGTCCTAG
- a CDS encoding class I SAM-dependent methyltransferase, producing MTNIDDGETSPALRTPGNRAADDSSGAVDWDAEAAGFDDEPDHGLREPAVREAWSARLRDWLPERASDVLDLGCGTGSLSLLATEQGHRVTGVDSSPAMVDLARAKLAGRPAVFLVGDAAAPPVGEERFDVILVRHVLWTLPDPARVLRRWCGLLRPGGRLVLVEGVWGTVSPVGIPAERLYGLVAPLVSDAELVRLGEDPLLWGREVEDERYAIVARL from the coding sequence ATGACCAACATCGACGACGGCGAAACCTCCCCGGCCCTGCGAACACCGGGGAACCGGGCGGCAGATGACTCCTCGGGAGCCGTCGACTGGGACGCGGAAGCCGCCGGTTTCGACGACGAACCCGATCACGGCCTGCGGGAACCCGCCGTGCGGGAGGCCTGGTCGGCCCGGCTGCGGGACTGGCTGCCCGAACGCGCCTCCGACGTGCTCGACCTCGGCTGCGGCACCGGCAGCCTGTCACTCCTCGCGACCGAGCAGGGGCACCGAGTGACCGGGGTGGACTCCTCGCCGGCCATGGTCGACCTGGCCCGCGCCAAGCTCGCCGGGCGCCCCGCCGTGTTCCTCGTCGGGGACGCGGCGGCCCCGCCCGTAGGGGAGGAGCGGTTCGACGTGATCCTCGTCCGCCATGTGCTGTGGACCCTGCCCGACCCGGCCCGCGTGCTGCGCCGCTGGTGCGGACTGCTGCGGCCCGGGGGCAGGCTCGTGCTGGTCGAGGGGGTGTGGGGCACGGTCAGCCCGGTCGGCATACCCGCCGAGCGGCTGTACGGGCTGGTCGCGCCGCTGGTGTCCGACGCGGAGCTGGTGCGGCTGGGGGAGGACCCGCTGCTGTGGGGCAGGGAGGTCGAGGACGAGCGGTACGCGATCGTGGCCCGCCTCTGA
- a CDS encoding dienelactone hydrolase family protein, with amino-acid sequence MSAVRGTSVDITTEDGTVDAYLVHPDDDAAHPAVLFYMDAFGLRPHLRAMADRLAGAGYTVLVPNVFHRSGRTPVFDLPEFIDPAARPEIWDQILPVMLSLTPELALRDAAAYLGWLADSPRAADGPVGITGYCMGARLALHTAGAFPERVAAAAGFHGGGLATDDPDSPHLAAARITGEVYLGHADEDPSLPPEQIELLDKTLTEAGVRHRTEVYAGAPHGYTQADTASYDAEAAERHWTALLDLLDRNLRSGA; translated from the coding sequence ATGAGCGCCGTACGCGGAACATCCGTGGACATCACCACCGAGGACGGCACCGTCGACGCCTACCTCGTGCACCCCGACGACGACGCCGCGCATCCGGCGGTCCTGTTCTACATGGACGCGTTCGGGCTGCGGCCGCACTTGCGGGCGATGGCCGACCGGCTGGCCGGCGCCGGGTACACGGTCCTCGTGCCCAACGTCTTCCACCGGTCGGGGCGGACCCCGGTGTTCGACCTGCCCGAGTTCATCGATCCGGCCGCGCGTCCGGAGATATGGGACCAGATCCTGCCGGTCATGCTGTCGCTGACGCCGGAACTCGCGCTGCGGGACGCGGCGGCGTATCTGGGATGGCTCGCCGACAGCCCGCGCGCCGCCGACGGGCCCGTGGGGATCACCGGGTACTGCATGGGCGCCCGGCTGGCCCTGCACACCGCCGGCGCCTTCCCCGAACGGGTCGCCGCCGCGGCCGGCTTCCACGGGGGAGGCCTGGCGACCGACGACCCGGACAGCCCGCATCTGGCGGCGGCCCGGATCACCGGCGAGGTCTACCTCGGCCACGCCGACGAGGACCCGTCGCTGCCCCCGGAGCAGATCGAGCTGCTCGACAAGACGCTCACCGAGGCCGGGGTCCGCCACCGCACCGAGGTCTACGCCGGTGCCCCGCACGGCTACACCCAGGCCGACACCGCCTCGTACGACGCCGAGGCGGCGGAACGCCACTGGACGGCCCTGCTGGACCTGCTGGACCGCAACCTGCGGTCAGGGGCCTGA